The DNA sequence gtacctcttgttttttttgaCCGAATAATTGcatatttcattaataatttGATTTAGACGATTTCTTCATACAATGATCATTAAACAGCAATCACTTGTTCATAACTTATATCGTCACTTACATAACCAGTATGTAATGCTCTATCCACCCATTCTAGGGTAAACTAAATATCTCTCCATTACAGAAAAGCTTATATCTTCAAACATCACTGTTTCACTTATtaataattttgacattttaataaaaatttgaatgtaacttttgaaatgtaaatgagAAAGCCATGCTATCAAATGAGTGGGATTGTTGTGTCAAGACCTTTCCAAATGTGCCCTGTTTGGTGACCTTATGACTTTATATTGATTACCTACAACTTTTAAACAAAAGGAGTGAGAATTTTTTATTTCGTTGGTGTAATCCTTTTGACTAATCCTTTCTGATAACAAATTTAATAGAAAACTAAGACAGGTTGTGACATCAGTAAGGGCATTTAGATCGTACTAAGACAACTTTAATTTGTCTTTGCAGGTGCCAAAGTGATTTTAGCATGTCGTGATGTAATGAGAGCTGAGAGGGCGGCTACTGACATCATCAGAATATCTAATAATCCAAATGTAGCGGTGAAGATTGTAGACTTAGCTTCTTTGGAATCTGTCAGAAAATTTGCTGATGACATCAATAAAAGGGAGCCTAAAATAGACATTCTTATCAATAATGCAGGTAAAACTTTGGTGTATCAATataagattattttttttcactaTATTGATTTTCTAGTTCACCACTGCAGACCAACACACTACATACAAGTGTATAATACTGTTTTGTCAGTTATATACTCTATtcaatatacagtgtaccatATACCCGTAGCAAGTTTTTTTCCGcggggtgataaatttggcttattgtagtggttagatagctttccgtCAAAATTTCACTAGACAAAGTATGCACACAAttgcgacttcagtatttgcaagagagataactcttccttgttagccaaaatttattctactaaaattattagcatacctttgagcaAGCAAATCACAAAATTTTAAGACTCGCAGGAAAAAAGCAGCTATATGGTATCAAAATAAAGGAGGGGGAGAAGGGACATTTTatcattgtgatttttttaaggTATTATGATGTGTCCATACTGGAAGACCAGGGAAGGTTTTGAGATGCAGTTTGGTGTTAATCATCTTGGTCACTTTTTGCTGACAAATTTACTGCTGGATAAAATCAAGAGTTCTGCCCCTGCTAGAATCATCAATGTATCATCTCTCGCCCATGAACGTAAGAATGAATGCTTTATCTACATTCATTAGTAGCAATCTAAATACATAGTAAAAGCTAGAAATAAGCACAAGACctcatttcaattttttcgcCTTTTCGAAGCTTCGACTCTTGTCGTACAGAGCATCAAAGTCAAAGTAAAGAGAGTAGCATAAATCTTTTGAGTAACAAAGGATAGAaagctttacaaaatattttatttataggtgcaaacaaattcaattttgatGACATCAACAGTGAAAGGGACTATAATTGTATGACAGCTTACAGACAAAGTAAACTTGCCAATGTTTTGTTTACAAGGGAGTTAAGTCATAGGCTGCAAGGTGAGTAGTAATTTTCATTGCTCATTGTGCAACATTCTTATAGGCTCATCTTTAGTCTCACGTTTAATACTGAACAAACatgaatgtatacatgtatgtgtggtTTTCTAGCAGAAGTTGAGTAATATTGTGAAAAATTTACTCCACACAAAAAGCTCATGAAATTTTGAACTTTGCTTCTGgtgaacttttaaaaaaaacccaacttttaTTGAAAGCCAAAACTCAGATTCAACTTTACTGCAAATTATTGTACAGTATTTTATGAAATGCTGTAATAAagataatattataattattatttggGAGGCCCAAGTGCCTCTTctgttttgatttgattttggagaaaatcaCTTTTTATTGAATCAGTAGTGCTCACTATAATGTTGTTCATTTCAAACTAGATATACAGTATTAGGCTGTAGGATATTCCTGTATGAATCTATGCCTATTCTCACAGGTACACATGTAACAGCTAATTCACTGCACCCAGGTTTTGTGCAAACGGAACTCTCGAGATACTTTCCACAGACAATGCCTGTATACGTCAGAGCACTGTTTCCCGTAACACTCCTCCTCTCTAAAACTCCCAAGGAGGGAGCCCAGACCAGTATTTACTGCGCTGTAGAGGAGAGTCTAGGAGATGTGACAGGGAAATACTTTAGGTATGTGTATAAATACAGCTCATCAGCAAGTTCTAGTAGTACACTGTCAGATAGAGTGAacatacagtcaaaccttgttatcttgAACTCGACGGGACAAATAAAAAACTTCAAGATATCCGAGGATTCgagatatcgagggtaaaatacttacaGAATATGTGGTTGGGTCTTTcaaatcacttcgacatatctaTGGTATTCGATATATTAGTGTTTGAGATACCAAAGTTCAACTGTACATATATTAAGTAACGTTCCTCTTAAATATGATTCTTTTCTTACTATTCATTAGTAATTTACAATAGTTGGATTTTACTAGGGCCCTATACATTGTAGTGATCAGCTAGCATTTGTGTGTCTGTGCAATGACAGTTTTTGGTCTCTTTTTTTGCTATCCCTGCagctattgaattgaaaatttatccaCAAAGTTAAtaggttacagatcaagtttgattTTGGGCATTgtcttatttttgaaagagttattgaccttgaactttggaAATTCCTGGAATTTGACAGTTTTCTGgacctgttttttttttagctatcCCAGCAACTATTAAACTGAAAATTTATGAATGGGTCACAAATCAGGTTGCTTGCTTGCCATCACAATGATATCTACTTATATTATGCTTATCTTTCAGTGACTGCTTGCCATTACAATGATATCTACTTATATTATGCTTATCTTTCAGTGACTGCCAGATAAAGGAGGAGACTAAAGCCGCCCAGGACGATGAAGCTGCCAGGAAGTTGTGGGAATTGTCGGAGGAAATGGTGGGGCTCAGGAAATGAACAAAATGATGCAGTGTGCTACAGAGTTAGCTTTTGAATTTGCTATGAGGTCCTGATGGTTTATTTGTTTGCTGTTGCTTTATTTTACTGTCAGACTTGTTATTGCTTGCCATGGTTGGAAACATGTCCTCTCTCTGTCTTcctgttcatttttttttcagcctTTCAGGTTAATTCCAAATGAATCTTGCAGTATTATAcctcattaaatttcatttaaatgtctatgaaaatatttgtatagcatgtgaatacattttatatttattgctatgatttttttgtgatcACACAGGTTTTTGGAGATTTACATTTATACTATATGTACAAGTATAAGAAAATTGTATAAGTTTTATCGgtaatttattaacatttattgaattcaaattttcaatttattacTTGGTCACAATATTGTAGATATCAATGTATATCCATGATCTTTCAGGGAACAGCTAATTTATTACTTGTTCATAATATTGCCGATATTGATGTATACGTGATCTTTCAGGGAACTTGTACTCCTACATacatacaggtgactctcgatggctcgaagtgaaatcatggtcccgatttttttctctatataacaaagcaaatttactatcgatctctcgaatgttcgatctctcgaagttctcgatctctcgaagtgaagttgggtcctgtaaaatacatttcattgtttttcactctcgatgtctcgaagtggtggtagcgtatacccaccgctacccaagcgtgtaataatttccgcttgggccttacctggattttgttgaatgccggAGGGGTAATTGGGTGTTTTCATAGTTGAAACATCCCtggtgcttctttgtggaggttgagtatataattggctaattggtcagtttacaccttgcactggggttttgagtcgtgatgattaaaattatagataatccgactatgaataaaatctataatttgttttgacgtgacgacgagagagtaagttttatacctaatttagagatctacagactgttaaatttctcatGTTTGTTctttttgtgtaaagttactcttaaaacatcgttttactcattcgttTGAATTTTCGTTTTAGGTAAAGTGACGTAACATTGTTATGTTTAGTTTGCCATAGTAAAGCGTCATTGGAACTTagttttgtatgcctatctaagcatgattaaagaacaaataaatacataaactttgaaatgtttttttttaatgcaaaataaggttttttattttgatatcaaagtacctgatgaatatgaaggaaaacatgtcaaaacgatcttgttggtatacatttccggttactgtaaaatctgaaccataccgGCAGACCTTAAATTTCCaaatttcgatctctcgaactctcgatttctcgaagttttatcaaggtccctgaACTTCGGGTTATCAAGAGTCACCTGTATCTTCATGTATATCATAGAGACTTATTGCAAACAGGTTTTCTTGAAACTTTATCATAAAAAGTATACTATTACtattgtttcattttcatttaaattgaGTACCCTTCtccatttcttttatttttatgcccctagattgaagatcggggggcatattgtttttgtcctgtctgtaattccgtaattctgtcatcctgtctgaaactttaaccttgctaataacttttgaacagtaagtgctagagctttggtatttcacataagtattccttgtgacaagacctttccatgagtactaaa is a window from the Ostrea edulis chromosome 5, xbOstEdul1.1, whole genome shotgun sequence genome containing:
- the LOC125651570 gene encoding retinol dehydrogenase 13-like, with translation MPVGVDFEEMLNFCRKHRVLIGSVVGIGVTLVSLRRYFAGGVCRSKARLDGKTVIITGANTGIGKETAIDLASRGAKVILACRDVMRAERAATDIIRISNNPNVAVKIVDLASLESVRKFADDINKREPKIDILINNAGIMMCPYWKTREGFEMQFGVNHLGHFLLTNLLLDKIKSSAPARIINVSSLAHERANKFNFDDINSERDYNCMTAYRQSKLANVLFTRELSHRLQGTHVTANSLHPGFVQTELSRYFPQTMPVYVRALFPVTLLLSKTPKEGAQTSIYCAVEESLGDVTGKYFSDCQIKEETKAAQDDEAARKLWELSEEMVGLRK